TATGTGGTCCTGCTGCTTCTCCAATATGAGGGATTTGCTGAAGCCAGACCTGCAGGTCTTTCCTACTTTGTGCGTCCCAGGAAGCAGCCTGTTTTACTGGGAGAGCTGGAACAAGCTCAGATCTCTCTCTTCAGTTCATACACCTGGTATATACCTAGCCGCCTCACACCAGGCAAGGCTACTGCGCGGACTTCTCCCCAAGGTAGGAAGCGTTCTTTCCAGTCTTCTttagggtttccaagagggtgtCAACATTGTGCTCTGAGTCGATGCACACCTTCTTGTTGGGCAGGTCAATATCAAACTGGACACctacaaggaaaggaaaaaaaatttgcacaTCTAGAAGCAGTCGAACGGCGTGAGCACGGGGAAAGCTCACCTTCGCACCTTAGTGCTCCCCAAGGCCATCAGTCAAATGTATGTGTGCCTCCTGCCAGCAAACCCTCATATCACCACCAGCCAGCAAAACCAAA
This is a stretch of genomic DNA from Larus michahellis chromosome 11, bLarMic1.1, whole genome shotgun sequence. It encodes these proteins:
- the ATOX1 gene encoding copper transport protein ATOX1, with amino-acid sequence MPKHEFFVDMTCEGCSNAVTRVLHRLGGVQFDIDLPNKKVCIDSEHNVDTLLETLKKTGKNASYLGEKSAQ